One genomic segment of bacterium includes these proteins:
- a CDS encoding NYN domain-containing protein: MRVGAYIDGLNLYYGGRHLCGRGTPGWRWLDVPKLVELLVSRNKDWIDQQAVVHRIAYCSAMIDGVPDAHAPQRQRTYLAALEADSRVAIELGTFVNRNVKGIDVSTGAIQTVQVPEEKGSDVNVASHLLIDVLTHRIDAAVLITNDSDLRLPAQRARDHLPLGTVNPRGTPTAQALRGRPDDGASGHWWYSLTAEDFFSCQLSDAVGEHRKPAGW, from the coding sequence ATGCGAGTCGGGGCCTACATTGATGGCCTGAACCTCTACTACGGAGGCCGCCACCTGTGCGGTCGAGGCACCCCTGGATGGCGCTGGCTGGACGTTCCGAAGCTTGTTGAGCTTCTGGTCAGCCGCAACAAGGACTGGATTGACCAGCAGGCCGTGGTACATCGCATCGCATACTGCTCAGCGATGATCGACGGCGTTCCCGACGCCCATGCACCCCAAAGGCAGCGGACATACTTGGCAGCGCTCGAAGCAGACTCGCGGGTCGCTATCGAACTCGGGACCTTTGTCAACCGCAACGTCAAGGGCATCGACGTCTCAACTGGGGCAATTCAAACCGTCCAAGTGCCCGAAGAGAAGGGGTCCGACGTAAATGTGGCCTCACATCTCTTGATCGATGTCCTGACTCACAGGATCGACGCCGCCGTCTTGATTACCAATGACAGCGATCTACGCCTGCCAGCCCAGCGCGCTCGGGACCACCTGCCGCTGGGCACTGTCAACCCCAGAGGCACCCCAACCGCACAAGCACTGCGAGGCCGACCCGACGACGGCGCTAGCGGGCACTGGTGGTACTCCCTAACCGCCGAAGACTTCTTCTCATGCCAACTCTCCGACGCGGTTGGCGAGCACCGGAAGCCAGCGGGTTGGTAG
- a CDS encoding helicase-related protein has product MTGLEFDELTVGKRLSGVVADGDVTVVAVDVHGTGSATLTYRSANGGLGERIVTLDDLARIQEVSEQRWSFDADGAAFRLASEARRMQSAHLADPYAAVDTSNIEPYPHQIDAVYNRFLEQRPLKFLLADDPGAGKTIMSGLLIRELMLRGDVARCLIVAPGSLVEQWQDELWDKFGLSFELMSRSAVEASRTGNPFLEKNLLVARVDQLSRAEDLIEKLKLADWDLVIVDEAHKMSAHLYGDELRKTRRFELGEVLRDRARHFLLLSATPHNGKNEDFLAFMTLIDPERFAGRLRDNELPETDDVMRRLVKENLTTFEGRRLFPQRFAHSVNFELSEPEQELYEAVSDYVRSGMDRASRMQEEGDRRRGIIFGFALAALQRRLASSPAAIYHSLRRRRDRLSEQASELRRLTAGGKPVPVADLPRGVRFADLEDFDFDNFDDVELEELEDHVIDAATASATAEEIEAEVVELGGLVKLADTVRTSGEDTKWIQLRGLLRSEQFRTGKGENPDGDDAPAGPCKLIVFSEHKDTLDYVAERITAELGRPETVAVIHGGIKRHDRRAIQDRFRVDPTVRVLVATDAAGEGVNLQVANMMVNYDLPWNPNRIEQRFGRIHRIGQQRPCHLWNMVAHQTREGVVFTRLFEKIEQQRGVYGDQVYDVLGDSHINTSLQELLLKAITADDDPAHLEYMQEVIEGDIGKQLEDVLKERAFVGGLADPALNDKIKGDMERARARKLQPWFVHGFFSEALRQYGGRITGRERGRYEITRIPSSVRSFADSNLGPVHDRYERVTFDKAFVQFDGGDRAELISPGTPLLTAVINKVLADHEHTLFRGATLTDPQDQSTEPRLLVYLDHSVTDGRQVHGHRQVVSRRFQYVEIDQQGNAQNAGNEPYIGYAPLTDEDRTLLEGHLDLDWADHTAEETAKIWAIEHLSQPHFEEIHRVTEARVAKVSEAVRERLEAEIRYWDQRAEELKRQELAGQKPRINSGRARARADELATRLTRRRLDLDRESDLHNSPPNIVGAAIVVPRGLIDQFRGTPPDPEETADKMETDRRAVAAVLEAERALGRNPEAQAHSNPGYDVLSIDPDTGTHYFIEVKGHLPRTTEIHISAQQISKAKSLPEHWRLAVVSVPDDPTEPPTVRYLVDPFRDVTLHFAQPGVPLTVADLLEVAQDPC; this is encoded by the coding sequence ATGACTGGCCTGGAGTTCGACGAACTCACTGTCGGCAAACGGCTGTCGGGAGTGGTGGCCGATGGCGATGTGACCGTCGTGGCCGTAGACGTCCATGGAACGGGGTCGGCCACCCTTACCTATCGTTCGGCTAACGGAGGTCTCGGCGAGCGCATCGTCACGCTCGACGATCTTGCCCGGATCCAGGAGGTCTCCGAGCAGCGGTGGTCATTCGATGCCGACGGAGCGGCGTTTCGCCTGGCCTCTGAGGCCCGCCGCATGCAGTCGGCGCACTTGGCCGACCCATACGCCGCAGTGGACACCTCCAACATCGAGCCTTACCCCCACCAGATCGATGCCGTCTACAACCGTTTCTTAGAACAGCGCCCGCTCAAGTTCCTGCTGGCCGACGATCCCGGAGCGGGCAAGACCATCATGTCGGGGCTGCTGATTAGAGAGCTGATGCTGCGAGGCGATGTGGCCCGCTGTCTCATAGTCGCCCCCGGCAGCCTGGTGGAGCAGTGGCAAGACGAGTTATGGGACAAGTTCGGCCTCAGCTTCGAGTTGATGTCGCGCTCGGCGGTGGAGGCGTCGCGCACCGGCAACCCATTTCTGGAGAAGAACCTGTTGGTGGCCCGGGTCGACCAACTGTCACGGGCCGAGGATCTCATCGAAAAGCTCAAGCTGGCCGACTGGGACTTGGTGATCGTCGACGAGGCCCACAAGATGTCGGCTCACCTCTACGGCGACGAGTTGCGCAAGACCAGGCGCTTCGAGCTGGGCGAGGTGCTGCGCGACCGAGCCCGCCATTTCCTGCTGTTGTCGGCCACCCCTCACAACGGCAAGAACGAGGACTTTTTGGCCTTCATGACCCTCATCGATCCTGAGCGGTTTGCCGGGCGTCTTCGGGATAACGAATTGCCCGAGACCGACGACGTGATGCGCCGGTTGGTGAAGGAGAACTTGACCACATTTGAAGGACGCCGGCTGTTTCCTCAGCGATTCGCCCACAGCGTCAACTTCGAGCTGTCTGAACCCGAACAGGAGTTGTACGAGGCGGTTTCCGACTATGTGCGCAGCGGCATGGACCGGGCCTCTCGGATGCAGGAGGAGGGGGACCGCCGCCGGGGGATCATTTTCGGGTTCGCTCTTGCCGCACTACAGCGCCGGCTGGCTTCATCACCGGCGGCCATCTACCACTCCCTGCGCCGGCGCCGCGACCGGCTCTCCGAGCAAGCCTCCGAACTGCGTCGTCTGACTGCGGGGGGCAAACCCGTGCCAGTAGCGGACCTGCCCAGGGGAGTGCGGTTCGCCGACCTGGAAGACTTCGATTTCGACAACTTCGACGACGTGGAGCTCGAAGAGCTTGAAGACCACGTCATCGACGCCGCCACCGCTTCTGCCACCGCCGAGGAGATCGAGGCAGAAGTGGTTGAGCTGGGAGGTCTGGTCAAGCTGGCCGACACGGTGCGGACCAGCGGAGAAGACACCAAGTGGATTCAGCTTCGGGGTCTGCTGCGGTCAGAGCAGTTCCGAACCGGCAAGGGCGAGAATCCCGACGGCGACGATGCGCCAGCAGGCCCGTGCAAGCTGATCGTGTTCTCCGAGCACAAAGACACCCTCGACTACGTGGCCGAGCGGATCACTGCTGAGCTGGGCCGTCCCGAGACGGTGGCGGTCATCCATGGTGGCATCAAGCGCCACGACCGCCGGGCCATTCAAGACCGGTTCCGAGTCGACCCCACGGTTCGGGTGCTGGTGGCCACCGACGCCGCCGGCGAGGGTGTGAACCTCCAAGTGGCCAACATGATGGTCAACTACGACCTGCCGTGGAACCCGAACCGCATCGAGCAGCGGTTTGGCCGCATCCACCGCATCGGTCAGCAGCGGCCTTGCCATCTGTGGAACATGGTCGCCCACCAGACCAGGGAGGGAGTGGTGTTCACCCGGCTGTTCGAGAAGATCGAGCAGCAGCGGGGTGTGTATGGCGACCAGGTGTACGACGTGCTGGGGGACTCCCATATCAACACCTCACTCCAAGAACTCCTGCTCAAGGCCATCACTGCCGACGACGATCCTGCCCACCTCGAATACATGCAAGAAGTCATCGAAGGCGACATCGGCAAGCAGCTTGAGGACGTGCTGAAAGAGAGGGCCTTCGTCGGAGGTCTCGCCGATCCGGCGCTCAACGACAAGATCAAAGGGGACATGGAACGGGCTCGGGCCCGCAAGCTGCAACCGTGGTTTGTCCACGGGTTCTTCTCCGAGGCTCTTCGCCAATATGGAGGGCGCATCACCGGTCGGGAGAGGGGCCGATACGAGATAACCCGCATCCCATCCTCGGTCCGCTCGTTTGCCGATTCCAATCTCGGCCCGGTACACGACCGCTACGAACGGGTCACTTTCGACAAGGCCTTCGTCCAATTCGATGGAGGTGACCGGGCCGAGCTGATCTCACCGGGCACCCCGCTACTCACCGCAGTCATCAACAAAGTGCTCGCCGACCATGAGCACACGCTGTTTCGGGGTGCGACCTTGACCGACCCCCAAGACCAGTCAACCGAGCCACGCCTGCTGGTGTACCTCGATCACTCTGTCACCGACGGACGACAGGTCCACGGGCATCGCCAAGTGGTATCCCGGCGGTTCCAGTATGTAGAGATCGACCAACAAGGAAACGCCCAGAACGCTGGTAATGAGCCATATATCGGCTACGCCCCGCTGACTGATGAAGACCGAACGCTGCTCGAAGGCCATCTCGACTTGGACTGGGCCGATCACACTGCTGAGGAGACGGCCAAGATCTGGGCCATCGAGCACCTGTCTCAGCCGCACTTCGAAGAAATCCACCGTGTCACTGAAGCTCGAGTGGCTAAGGTCAGCGAGGCTGTTCGAGAGCGTCTCGAAGCGGAGATCCGCTACTGGGACCAGCGGGCCGAGGAGTTGAAGAGACAGGAGTTGGCCGGCCAAAAACCCCGGATCAATTCCGGTCGAGCCCGGGCTCGGGCCGACGAATTGGCCACTCGGCTAACCCGCCGGCGGCTCGATCTAGACCGAGAAAGCGACCTCCACAACAGCCCGCCCAACATTGTCGGTGCGGCAATCGTGGTTCCTCGAGGACTCATCGATCAGTTCCGAGGCACACCTCCCGACCCCGAAGAAACTGCCGACAAGATGGAGACCGACCGTCGAGCCGTTGCCGCCGTCCTAGAAGCCGAGCGAGCCCTCGGCCGTAACCCTGAGGCCCAGGCCCACAGCAATCCCGGCTACGACGTGCTTTCCATCGACCCCGACACCGGCACCCACTACTTCATCGAAGTCAAAGGCCACCTCCCCCGTACCACCGAAATCCACATCAGCGCCCAGCAAATCAGCAAAGCCAAATCTCTCCCCGAGCACTGGCGCTTAGCCGTAGTCTCCGTCCCTGACGATCCCACCGAACCCCCCACCGTGCGATACCTAGTCGACCCCTTCCGAGATGTCACCCTCCACTTCGCCCAACCCGGCGTACCTCTCACTGTCGCCGATCTTCTGGAAGTCGCCCAAGACCCCTGCTGA
- a CDS encoding SDR family oxidoreductase, with protein sequence MSKRLDDKAAMVTGAGNGIGRAIALLLAEHGAQVVVNDLGTDEQGDGTDASHAARTVADIEADGGTAVANHSDVATFEGAGAVVQQTVDAYGRIDIAVNCAGAAIEGSIYEMAPELYHKTIALQMSQKWFIARHAVPQMVAQGWGRVVNTTSHGALGDLGQPAFAAAMGGVISMTKALATETAGTGVTVNCLAPGAATRLHAKTHDDFKAWHEQGIIDDEMWQSYLTTPPPEYVAPAVVWLCTDAADYISGHVVHAAGGQVAVFNELREERAIYRGDHAQVDPWTLDELDHLFPRNLLPRP encoded by the coding sequence ATGAGCAAGAGGCTTGATGACAAAGCGGCGATGGTGACGGGGGCAGGCAATGGCATTGGGCGGGCTATTGCGCTGTTGTTGGCCGAGCATGGGGCGCAGGTGGTGGTGAACGACCTGGGGACCGATGAGCAGGGTGACGGGACTGACGCCTCTCATGCGGCTCGGACGGTGGCCGACATCGAGGCTGACGGGGGGACGGCGGTGGCCAACCACAGCGACGTGGCCACTTTTGAGGGGGCTGGAGCGGTGGTGCAGCAGACGGTGGACGCCTACGGGCGCATCGACATCGCGGTGAACTGCGCCGGAGCGGCCATCGAGGGATCGATATACGAGATGGCGCCCGAGCTGTACCACAAGACCATCGCCTTGCAGATGTCCCAGAAGTGGTTCATCGCCCGCCACGCGGTGCCGCAGATGGTGGCCCAGGGCTGGGGCCGGGTGGTGAACACCACCTCGCACGGGGCGCTGGGCGATTTGGGCCAGCCAGCCTTCGCGGCGGCCATGGGCGGGGTGATCTCCATGACCAAAGCGCTGGCCACCGAGACGGCGGGAACCGGTGTGACCGTGAACTGCCTGGCGCCGGGGGCGGCAACCCGGCTGCACGCCAAGACACACGACGACTTCAAGGCTTGGCACGAGCAGGGCATCATCGACGACGAGATGTGGCAGAGCTACCTCACCACTCCCCCGCCCGAGTACGTGGCCCCCGCGGTCGTTTGGCTGTGTACCGATGCCGCCGACTACATCAGCGGCCACGTAGTCCACGCGGCCGGCGGTCAGGTAGCGGTGTTCAATGAGCTGCGGGAGGAGCGGGCCATCTACCGGGGCGACCACGCCCAGGTCGACCCCTGGACCCTGGACGAGCTCGACCACCTGTTCCCCCGCAATCTTCTGCCCCGGCCCTGA
- a CDS encoding RNA methyltransferase translates to MRRWTERLPPHLDPELIEEGDTRNVVDAYRFWHHEAIVAHLDDRRHGFHVAVENWQHDLNIGTMVRNANAFGAAAVHIVGRRRWNRRGAMVTDRYLHVLHHPELDDLVAWAAEAELPILGIDNGPGTEPIEGYSLPERCVLLFGQEGPGLSSEAVEACEAVLAITQFGSTRSINAGVASGIAMHRWVCQHVL, encoded by the coding sequence GTGCGCCGCTGGACTGAGCGCCTCCCGCCCCACCTCGATCCCGAGCTGATCGAGGAAGGCGACACCCGCAATGTGGTGGACGCCTACCGCTTTTGGCACCACGAGGCCATCGTGGCCCACTTGGACGACCGCCGCCACGGGTTCCATGTGGCGGTGGAGAACTGGCAGCACGACCTCAACATCGGGACCATGGTCCGCAACGCCAACGCCTTCGGGGCCGCCGCGGTCCACATCGTGGGTAGGCGGCGCTGGAACCGTCGGGGGGCCATGGTCACCGACCGCTACCTCCATGTGCTGCACCACCCGGAGCTGGACGACCTGGTCGCCTGGGCCGCTGAGGCCGAGCTGCCGATCCTGGGCATCGACAACGGCCCCGGCACCGAGCCCATCGAGGGCTATTCGCTGCCCGAGCGCTGTGTGCTGCTGTTCGGCCAAGAGGGCCCCGGCCTGTCGTCCGAGGCGGTGGAGGCCTGTGAGGCGGTGTTGGCCATAACCCAGTTCGGCTCCACCCGCTCCATCAACGCGGGGGTGGCCTCCGGCATCGCCATGCACCGTTGGGTCTGCCAGCACGTCCTCTGA
- a CDS encoding acyl-CoA/acyl-ACP dehydrogenase, translating into MDFELSDDQVALCDGIRDLCQGRFDIDTVRGLADCGGVDRQLWGELADTGVFSLMVPEEEGGVGLGWAEAGLVFEQLGRALVPGPLVGTLLAAGVVDDSVVGLVERTKGPALVEYPDVIDALLVLDGDGVWRVDAAELSFEPAQSVDPLTAVGRVAELPQGDEVGGCYGWVNRAVFLCSALQVGLATGARELAVAYAQERQQFGKPIGQFQAVKHKCADMYSREEVARAALYYASCVLDAPELADEDRAVSGARILAAEAADHNGKDCVQVHGGMGFTWEIDAHLYLKRAWALTPCFGSLDYHAERIANLVGADQFGLGAPLD; encoded by the coding sequence ATGGACTTCGAGCTATCCGACGACCAGGTTGCCCTGTGCGACGGCATCCGGGACCTGTGCCAGGGCCGCTTCGACATCGACACCGTGCGGGGTCTGGCCGACTGCGGCGGGGTGGACCGCCAACTATGGGGCGAGCTGGCCGACACCGGGGTGTTCTCGTTAATGGTGCCCGAGGAGGAGGGCGGGGTCGGACTGGGTTGGGCTGAAGCCGGGCTGGTGTTCGAGCAGCTCGGCCGGGCTCTGGTGCCCGGGCCGCTGGTGGGAACTCTGTTGGCCGCGGGGGTGGTGGATGACTCTGTGGTCGGCCTCGTCGAGCGCACCAAAGGGCCTGCCTTGGTGGAGTATCCCGACGTGATCGACGCCCTGCTGGTGCTCGACGGTGACGGTGTGTGGCGGGTGGACGCCGCGGAGCTGTCGTTCGAGCCGGCCCAGTCGGTGGACCCGCTGACCGCGGTGGGCCGAGTGGCCGAGCTGCCCCAGGGTGACGAGGTCGGCGGCTGCTACGGCTGGGTCAACCGTGCGGTGTTCTTGTGCTCGGCCCTCCAAGTGGGCCTGGCCACTGGCGCTCGGGAGCTGGCCGTGGCCTATGCGCAGGAGCGCCAGCAGTTCGGAAAGCCCATCGGCCAATTCCAGGCCGTCAAGCACAAGTGCGCCGACATGTACAGCCGCGAAGAGGTGGCCCGAGCCGCTCTGTACTACGCCAGTTGCGTGCTCGACGCTCCCGAACTTGCCGACGAGGACCGGGCGGTGTCGGGCGCCCGCATCCTGGCTGCCGAAGCCGCCGACCACAACGGCAAGGACTGCGTGCAGGTCCACGGGGGCATGGGCTTCACATGGGAGATCGACGCCCACCTCTACCTCAAGCGGGCTTGGGCGCTCACCCCGTGCTTCGGTTCGCTGGACTATCACGCCGAGCGCATCGCCAACTTGGTGGGAGCGGATCAGTTTGGCCTCGGTGCGCCGCTGGACTGA
- a CDS encoding acyl-CoA dehydrogenase family protein, whose translation MDIRFSAEEIAFRDELRDWLGEVLPTLGDPPDRDDWTARRKWDMGWQRKLYDAGYAGINWPSEFGGRGSTPTEHLIFLEETTRMGAPYVGMNFVAQLHAGPTLILEATAEQQARHLPAMLKGEEVWCQGFSEPNAGSDLASLSTRAIHDGDHYVVTGQKIWTSFGHVADYCELLVRTDQEAPKHRGITWLICPMDLPGIEVRPITTVAGSSEFCEVFFDEVRIPVENRVGDENDGWRVAMVTFSFERGTAFISELLGTMNQLAEMAELARGIRRNGSTAWDDDEIRREIGHLQAEYDALWALTKRVVSQAQRTGVPGPGGSVFKLYYAEVKKRMADLAHRMLERGALVLAEGGGDEQTGGDMVASRLYVLSLSIAAGTSEIQRNIIGERILGLPKER comes from the coding sequence ATGGATATTCGATTCTCCGCAGAAGAGATCGCGTTCCGCGACGAGCTGCGCGACTGGCTCGGCGAAGTGCTGCCCACGCTGGGTGATCCTCCCGACCGCGATGATTGGACCGCTCGCCGGAAATGGGACATGGGCTGGCAGCGCAAGCTCTACGACGCCGGATACGCGGGCATTAACTGGCCGTCGGAGTTCGGCGGCCGGGGCTCCACTCCCACCGAGCACCTGATCTTTCTGGAGGAGACCACCAGGATGGGCGCGCCGTACGTGGGGATGAACTTCGTCGCCCAGCTCCACGCCGGCCCCACCCTCATACTGGAGGCCACTGCCGAGCAGCAGGCCCGCCACTTGCCCGCCATGTTGAAGGGCGAGGAGGTTTGGTGCCAGGGGTTCTCGGAGCCCAACGCCGGGTCCGATCTGGCCTCGCTGTCCACCCGGGCCATCCACGACGGCGACCACTACGTGGTGACCGGCCAGAAGATCTGGACGTCGTTCGGCCATGTGGCCGACTACTGCGAGCTGCTGGTGCGCACCGATCAAGAGGCCCCCAAGCACCGGGGCATCACCTGGCTGATCTGTCCCATGGACCTGCCCGGAATCGAAGTGCGGCCCATCACCACCGTGGCCGGTTCCAGCGAATTCTGCGAGGTGTTCTTCGACGAGGTCCGCATCCCGGTGGAGAACCGGGTGGGAGACGAGAACGACGGCTGGCGGGTGGCCATGGTCACGTTCAGCTTCGAGCGCGGCACCGCTTTCATCAGCGAGCTGCTGGGCACGATGAACCAACTGGCCGAGATGGCCGAATTGGCTCGGGGCATCCGCCGCAACGGGTCTACCGCCTGGGATGACGACGAGATTCGCCGGGAGATCGGCCATCTCCAGGCCGAATACGACGCCCTGTGGGCGCTCACCAAGCGGGTTGTTTCGCAGGCTCAGCGCACCGGGGTGCCCGGCCCCGGCGGGTCGGTGTTCAAGCTCTACTACGCCGAGGTTAAAAAGCGCATGGCCGACTTGGCCCACCGCATGCTGGAGCGTGGCGCCCTGGTGCTAGCCGAGGGCGGCGGTGACGAACAGACCGGCGGCGACATGGTGGCCAGCCGGCTCTACGTGCTCAGCCTGTCGATCGCCGCTGGCACTTCCGAGATCCAACGAAACATCATCGGCGAGCGCATTCTGGGCTTGCCCAAGGAGCGGTAG
- a CDS encoding PaaI family thioesterase, with amino-acid sequence MSESGRLGGPNLLPPALEVSYAADDFGHPTVTAVVCLGEDYQGPPGAVHGGYLAAMFDNLLGVLPYRLTGQKGAFTGRLTVRYRALTPLNAELVLTGRLTNVRSRRVIAAGQCHADGRLTAEAEALFVRPAAERS; translated from the coding sequence GTGAGCGAATCGGGGCGACTGGGCGGGCCCAATCTGCTTCCTCCAGCTTTGGAGGTGAGCTACGCCGCCGACGACTTCGGCCATCCCACCGTGACCGCGGTGGTGTGCTTGGGCGAGGATTATCAGGGGCCGCCCGGCGCCGTCCACGGCGGCTACCTGGCCGCCATGTTCGACAACCTGCTGGGGGTGCTGCCCTACCGCCTGACCGGGCAAAAGGGAGCATTCACGGGCCGGCTCACCGTTCGGTACCGGGCGCTGACACCGCTGAATGCCGAACTGGTTCTCACCGGCCGATTGACCAATGTCCGCAGCCGGCGGGTCATCGCCGCAGGCCAATGCCATGCCGATGGCCGGCTCACCGCAGAAGCCGAGGCCCTGTTCGTCCGTCCCGCTGCCGAGCGGTCATGA
- a CDS encoding SRPBCC family protein: MQTFSSSTPISAPPEIVWEVMTDHQLYSRWSPSSRVDLEVEGSPYRNGVGAVRAFRTGPVSTREEVTAFDPPHRMAYRLLSAPLPIRNYRSEMVLVGSEDGASCDLHWDSWFEIVIPLTGGILRQLMASAVAKFAAGIAEEAQNRAQSA; this comes from the coding sequence GAGATCGTTTGGGAGGTGATGACCGATCACCAGCTCTACTCTCGATGGTCGCCCAGTTCTCGGGTTGATCTTGAGGTCGAGGGATCGCCCTATCGCAACGGCGTCGGGGCGGTTCGGGCGTTTCGTACTGGCCCGGTGAGCACCCGCGAGGAAGTCACCGCCTTCGACCCTCCCCACCGCATGGCTTACCGGTTATTGAGCGCGCCGCTGCCCATACGCAACTACCGCTCCGAGATGGTGCTGGTGGGCAGCGAAGACGGGGCGAGTTGCGACCTGCACTGGGACTCCTGGTTCGAAATTGTCATTCCACTTACTGGCGGGATACTGCGGCAGTTGATGGCCTCGGCGGTGGCCAAGTTCGCCGCCGGTATTGCCGAGGAGGCTCAGAACCGAGCCCAATCGGCGTGA